One Paenibacillus crassostreae DNA segment encodes these proteins:
- a CDS encoding AI-2E family transporter produces the protein MLPLYKKYWRTIFDIALIALTIFLTMFIFSKLYQLAAPVFLSFIIFLMIEPLARFLHKKGLNKTLSSAISVLLFILVILGILLGAGLIVISQISNLQDNLPYYTLMIQREFTHSMGYLHTKLDLLPPGILEKLNEYFALLTDFASNFMVNSFKYLVSIFSSFSSFLGNFGIAIILAFFLSSEIDNWRRIAREKSPKTIKNAFTFLKENVFISIGSYLKAQLIMVIISFVILYIGFLILNTGNSLTLALICALLDILPLVGVPVIFIPWIIYLFVVGKVGLAIGLSVLLIIVLVTRQLLEPKIAGNSIGVTSAFLMLSCMFISLSLFGIAGLILSPILLILIKELLQQGFLQRWIRLPQEEFEVSPFDMSQPAVADTPSTEDNTPII, from the coding sequence ATGCTACCACTATATAAAAAATATTGGCGTACAATCTTTGATATTGCTCTAATCGCTCTTACCATTTTTCTAACCATGTTTATTTTCAGTAAGTTATATCAACTTGCTGCACCTGTGTTTTTATCTTTCATTATTTTTTTAATGATCGAACCATTAGCTAGATTTCTACATAAAAAAGGACTAAATAAAACATTGTCATCTGCTATATCTGTCCTATTGTTTATACTCGTGATTCTTGGCATCTTATTAGGAGCTGGACTCATCGTCATCTCGCAAATTTCAAATCTTCAAGATAACTTACCTTATTACACCTTAATGATTCAAAGAGAATTCACACATTCCATGGGATATTTACATACCAAACTTGACCTGCTACCCCCGGGCATCCTGGAAAAATTAAATGAGTATTTTGCGTTATTAACTGATTTCGCTTCCAACTTTATGGTCAATTCATTTAAGTATCTCGTTTCAATATTCAGTTCCTTCTCATCTTTCCTAGGAAATTTTGGTATCGCTATTATTTTAGCCTTTTTTCTGAGTTCTGAAATAGATAATTGGCGACGAATTGCACGAGAGAAATCACCTAAGACGATCAAGAATGCTTTTACTTTTCTAAAAGAAAATGTATTTATATCTATCGGTTCATATCTAAAAGCCCAGTTAATCATGGTCATTATTTCTTTCGTTATTTTATATATCGGATTCTTAATATTAAATACTGGAAATTCGCTAACCCTAGCACTAATCTGTGCACTTCTTGATATTCTACCTCTTGTCGGGGTACCCGTAATCTTCATACCGTGGATTATCTATTTATTTGTTGTGGGTAAGGTTGGTCTTGCCATCGGTCTAAGTGTACTTCTCATTATTGTTTTAGTCACACGTCAGTTGTTGGAGCCGAAAATTGCCGGAAATTCAATTGGTGTAACTTCAGCGTTCTTAATGCTCTCTTGTATGTTCATATCACTATCTCTATTCGGAATTGCTGGTTTAATTCTCTCACCAATACTTCTTATTCTAATCAAAGAGCTACTACAACAAGGATTCCTCCAACGCTGGATTAGACTTCCCCAGGAAGAATTCGAAGTATCCCCTTTTGACATGAGTCAACCTGCAGTCGCAGATACACCATCGACAGAAGATAATACACCCATAATTTGA
- the ilvD gene encoding dihydroxy-acid dehydratase, with amino-acid sequence MRPKKMRSDMIKKGFDRAPHRSLLRAAGVKEEDFGKPFIAVCNSYLDIVPGHIHLQEFGKIVKEAIREAGGVPFEFNTIGVDDGIAMGHIGMRYSLPSRDIIADSVETVVAAHWFDGMVCIPNCDKITPGMMMGALRVNIPTIFVSGGPMKAGKDSTGRSISLTSVFEGVGAHQAGTLSDEGLLELEQFGCPTCGSCSGMFTANSMNCLAEGLGLALPGNGTILAVAEERKDFVRQSATQLMELIKLDIKPRDIVTLDAIDNAFALDMAMGGSTNTVLHTLALAHEAGIDYPIERINEVANRVPHLAKLAPASDWHIEDLHNAGGVSAIIHELLKKPGAFNGDCISVSAKTLRENVEGCEIIDENVIHPLDNPHSERGGLAVLFGNLAPGGSIIKVGAVDASVGGYHKGPAICFDSQDEALYGIANGKVKEGHVVVIRYEGPKGGPGMPEMLAPTSQIVGMGLGAKVGLITDGRFSGASRGISIGHISPEAAEGGPIAFVEDGDIIELDLNNRTIQLEVDDAEFERRRANWKGFEPKVKTGLLARYSKLVTNASSGAVLKI; translated from the coding sequence ATGCGTCCAAAAAAAATGCGTTCAGACATGATAAAGAAGGGCTTTGACCGTGCACCTCACCGTAGTTTATTACGTGCAGCAGGCGTGAAGGAAGAAGATTTCGGTAAACCTTTTATCGCAGTGTGTAACTCTTATCTTGACATCGTTCCAGGACATATCCACCTTCAAGAATTCGGCAAGATCGTTAAGGAAGCGATCCGTGAAGCCGGAGGTGTTCCTTTTGAATTTAATACCATTGGTGTAGATGATGGGATTGCTATGGGGCATATCGGTATGCGCTACTCACTACCGAGTCGTGATATTATCGCCGATTCAGTAGAAACGGTTGTTGCAGCACACTGGTTCGATGGTATGGTTTGTATCCCGAACTGTGACAAAATCACACCAGGTATGATGATGGGTGCGCTTCGCGTGAATATCCCAACCATCTTCGTTAGTGGTGGACCTATGAAAGCTGGTAAAGACAGTACCGGTCGCTCCATTTCCCTTACTTCTGTATTTGAAGGAGTTGGTGCTCACCAAGCTGGTACTTTATCCGATGAAGGTTTGCTAGAACTAGAACAATTTGGTTGTCCTACTTGTGGATCATGTTCCGGTATGTTCACAGCCAACTCCATGAACTGCCTTGCTGAAGGACTTGGACTTGCCCTACCAGGTAATGGAACCATTCTTGCAGTTGCTGAGGAACGGAAGGATTTCGTTAGACAGTCTGCCACACAATTGATGGAATTAATCAAGCTTGATATTAAGCCTAGAGATATCGTAACTTTGGATGCAATTGATAATGCCTTCGCACTAGATATGGCCATGGGTGGTTCTACCAATACCGTATTGCATACCCTAGCGTTGGCTCACGAAGCTGGTATTGATTACCCAATTGAACGAATAAATGAAGTCGCTAACCGTGTGCCTCATTTAGCTAAACTTGCTCCTGCTTCAGACTGGCATATTGAAGATCTTCATAATGCTGGTGGTGTGAGTGCTATTATTCATGAACTTCTGAAGAAACCAGGTGCTTTTAACGGAGACTGTATTTCGGTATCTGCTAAAACACTACGCGAGAATGTTGAGGGTTGCGAGATCATAGATGAGAATGTCATCCATCCTCTTGACAATCCACACTCCGAACGCGGTGGACTAGCTGTTCTTTTCGGTAATCTGGCTCCAGGTGGATCCATTATTAAAGTAGGTGCTGTTGATGCTTCGGTAGGTGGGTATCATAAGGGTCCTGCTATCTGCTTCGATTCTCAAGATGAAGCACTATACGGAATTGCCAATGGTAAAGTAAAAGAAGGTCATGTTGTTGTCATTCGTTATGAGGGACCTAAGGGTGGTCCAGGAATGCCAGAAATGCTTGCACCTACTTCTCAAATCGTCGGTATGGGACTTGGTGCCAAAGTTGGTCTTATCACCGATGGTCGCTTCTCAGGTGCCTCTCGTGGAATAAGTATTGGACATATTTCTCCTGAAGCTGCTGAAGGTGGTCCTATCGCCTTCGTTGAAGATGGTGATATCATTGAGTTAGACCTTAACAATCGCACCATTCAACTTGAAGTTGATGATGCAGAATTTGAACGCCGTCGTGCAAATTGGAAAGGTTTCGAACCTAAAGTGAAAACAGGACTTCTTGCTCGTTACTCCAAACTGGTAACGAATGCAAGTTCCGGTGCTGTACTTAAAATCTAA
- a CDS encoding peptidoglycan D,D-transpeptidase FtsI family protein, whose translation MISQQKKRIFYSLMLITACIAILVFRLAYIQFFMRTMQLPNSNHTLQEMSMLQRERAIVLDSGRGTITDRHGESLTGETIPAVVLFPINRDSIKREAVDSKITKIAESLGIDIQSFHELWQNLQEPMFLLKVNEKTPISLTLAQANLITDLNVNGIKVLPYRKRYRGTPSGMQWLGYLSQQPKIANSSDLGVIKKYGASGLEKTLEPLLKGVGPTVAYYTVDSRSNVLSDIGVHVKAPNNSYYPLRLTTTIDKQIQQQIERLTEQSGMKRGAVVVLDTNNADIVAMVSAPFYNPMAIDPEQGEWNNKALQAAIPGSIFKTVIAAAALEAGVTSPNEEFHCNGHYGRYGLSCWKDGGHGKLTLEQAYAKSCNVVFATLAERLNSDQITRTARALGVGRRIGWKDHDVLGYSSLIPLDHEETGEIFASSTTMDGGVRAQTGIGQRDVTMTPLQAANMVVTLLHGGQVQTPRILERISYHNGQVMQILKPHAYPKTFNSIQPATAKLLCVWMRRVVTDGTGQALSRAKWTLAGKSGTAQVILKGSPKNNQWFIGYGPVEQPKYAVAVLFQNVDPDVNNKATALFGQIMGVLSSVDGVSATAG comes from the coding sequence ATGATCTCTCAACAAAAGAAAAGAATCTTTTACAGTTTAATGCTAATAACAGCTTGCATTGCGATTCTAGTATTTCGTTTGGCATATATCCAGTTTTTTATGCGTACTATGCAATTACCTAATAGCAATCATACGCTCCAGGAGATGTCTATGCTTCAAAGGGAACGAGCAATTGTGTTAGATTCAGGTCGAGGGACGATTACAGACCGTCATGGGGAGTCATTAACAGGTGAAACGATTCCAGCAGTCGTGTTGTTCCCTATAAATAGGGACTCCATCAAGAGAGAAGCGGTAGATTCAAAAATTACGAAGATCGCAGAATCTTTAGGGATAGACATTCAATCTTTTCATGAATTATGGCAAAATCTCCAAGAGCCTATGTTCTTGCTTAAGGTGAATGAAAAAACTCCAATTTCTCTTACATTAGCACAAGCTAATCTAATTACTGATCTAAATGTGAATGGAATTAAAGTACTGCCATATCGAAAGAGGTATAGAGGTACTCCCTCAGGAATGCAATGGTTGGGTTACTTATCACAACAACCCAAAATTGCCAACTCTAGTGATTTGGGAGTAATAAAGAAATATGGAGCATCAGGTTTAGAGAAGACATTAGAACCATTATTAAAAGGTGTTGGACCAACAGTTGCATATTATACGGTTGATAGCAGGAGTAATGTATTATCCGATATTGGAGTTCATGTAAAGGCGCCTAATAATTCATATTATCCATTACGATTGACAACGACGATTGATAAGCAAATTCAGCAACAAATTGAGAGACTGACAGAACAATCAGGAATGAAACGAGGGGCGGTCGTTGTACTAGACACAAATAACGCAGATATTGTTGCTATGGTATCTGCTCCTTTCTATAATCCAATGGCTATTGATCCAGAACAAGGGGAATGGAATAACAAAGCATTACAAGCTGCGATTCCAGGATCTATCTTCAAAACGGTTATTGCAGCAGCCGCATTGGAGGCAGGGGTAACATCACCTAATGAGGAATTTCATTGTAATGGTCATTACGGAAGATATGGATTGTCCTGTTGGAAGGATGGAGGCCATGGGAAATTAACATTGGAACAAGCATATGCGAAATCTTGTAATGTAGTATTTGCAACGTTAGCAGAGAGACTGAACTCAGACCAAATAACACGTACTGCGCGAGCCTTGGGAGTCGGTAGAAGAATCGGATGGAAAGATCATGATGTCCTAGGATATTCTTCACTAATACCATTAGATCATGAAGAGACGGGGGAGATTTTCGCCTCTTCTACAACAATGGATGGAGGTGTGAGAGCTCAGACGGGGATTGGACAAAGAGATGTAACGATGACACCATTACAAGCAGCTAATATGGTGGTAACCTTACTTCATGGAGGTCAAGTTCAAACACCACGGATATTAGAAAGGATCTCGTATCATAATGGACAAGTTATGCAAATATTGAAACCGCATGCTTATCCGAAAACATTCAACAGTATTCAACCTGCTACAGCAAAGCTACTCTGTGTATGGATGAGAAGAGTGGTTACAGATGGTACTGGCCAAGCCTTGTCTAGAGCTAAGTGGACACTAGCTGGCAAATCTGGAACAGCACAAGTTATATTGAAAGGAAGTCCTAAGAATAATCAGTGGTTTATAGGATATGGACCTGTTGAACAACCGAAATACGCTGTCGCCGTATTGTTCCAGAATGTTGATCCTGATGTGAACAACAAGGCGACAGCATTATTTGGTCAAATTATGGGTGTATTATCTTCTGTCGATGGTGTATCTGCGACTGCAGGTTGA
- a CDS encoding polysaccharide deacetylase family protein, giving the protein MQTLLLWLFYISIFYAFIPGIITRIFGFRAFQKGKSERDYSLTFDDGPDPRYTPQLLDLLKRYNAKATFFVVGSHAEQNPDLLKRIHEEGHLIGIHNYKHKSNWVMQPRTVRKQIRMTAEIIFSITGERTTYYRPPWGIVNMFDFYKLDQYKIVLWSSMFGDWREKTGADKLTERMLNKLVPGEVMLLHDCGSTMGADPDAPKQMLIALERVLQEANRRQMQSIRIDEMIQSNDNVIEKKQSIAKNVVVKAWLLWEVVFHFIFRLKTVTPVDPFLHYRLRPYKGKPVTLDNGSILENGSSIIELHFDNQKLFHIGMNSRSEVHLAIQMIRSMEKELPALAYQLMDNPEFRNAKALYGVSMINRGPEKFGFSIRDLPNGWFAKSTNVYLKILMSIIHPAGKGRLKESPSKLVPKMIIMPVDYLNEHFSVSGSHRKSNLEIVPQDIPVESPELANVTH; this is encoded by the coding sequence ATGCAGACTTTGTTGCTTTGGTTATTTTATATTTCAATCTTCTACGCATTTATTCCAGGTATAATTACTCGTATATTTGGGTTTAGAGCATTTCAGAAGGGGAAAAGTGAAAGAGATTACTCGTTAACTTTTGATGATGGACCTGATCCACGTTATACACCCCAACTTTTAGATTTACTCAAGCGATATAATGCGAAAGCGACCTTTTTTGTAGTAGGGAGTCATGCTGAACAAAATCCCGATTTATTAAAGAGGATACATGAAGAAGGACATCTTATTGGAATTCATAACTATAAACATAAGTCGAATTGGGTTATGCAACCGCGAACTGTACGTAAACAAATTAGAATGACGGCTGAGATCATTTTTTCAATAACGGGCGAGAGAACAACCTATTATCGTCCACCATGGGGAATTGTAAATATGTTTGATTTCTATAAACTTGATCAATATAAAATAGTATTATGGTCATCTATGTTCGGAGATTGGCGGGAGAAGACTGGTGCAGATAAATTAACAGAGCGAATGTTGAACAAACTTGTACCTGGAGAAGTTATGCTACTACATGATTGCGGATCAACCATGGGTGCTGATCCTGATGCTCCTAAACAAATGCTTATCGCATTAGAACGAGTTCTGCAAGAAGCAAATCGTCGTCAAATGCAAAGTATTCGAATTGACGAGATGATTCAATCTAATGACAATGTAATAGAAAAGAAACAATCAATTGCCAAGAATGTAGTTGTTAAGGCGTGGTTACTATGGGAAGTAGTGTTTCATTTCATATTCCGACTCAAGACCGTAACTCCAGTAGATCCATTTCTTCATTATCGGCTTCGGCCCTATAAAGGTAAACCAGTAACTTTAGACAATGGCTCAATATTAGAGAATGGATCATCCATCATTGAACTGCATTTTGATAATCAGAAGTTATTCCATATAGGTATGAATTCTCGTTCAGAAGTACATCTAGCGATTCAAATGATTCGATCTATGGAGAAAGAATTACCGGCATTAGCCTATCAGCTTATGGACAATCCGGAATTCAGGAATGCTAAGGCACTTTATGGGGTGAGTATGATCAACCGTGGACCGGAGAAATTCGGATTTAGTATACGGGATTTACCGAATGGTTGGTTTGCTAAATCGACGAATGTATATTTGAAAATTCTGATGAGCATTATACATCCAGCAGGAAAGGGACGATTGAAGGAATCCCCTAGTAAGTTGGTACCGAAAATGATCATTATGCCTGTGGATTATCTAAATGAGCATTTCTCGGTGAGTGGCTCTCATCGTAAGAGTAATTTAGAAATAGTACCCCAAGATATTCCTGTTGAAAGTCCTGAATTAGCCAATGTTACACACTGA
- a CDS encoding methyl-accepting chemotaxis protein — protein sequence MKKKEKQVQNSLEEIKKMGGKVKDKFKRDKKPKENNNDNNILNQFKKFNPSKSVGVKLFLIFFTAIVAFVLLVGIMSYVKAKNTIENTAANANKQTIIQTSEKIDIILGQFEDIAMQLFFDSEMQTLVEALSEPGKTDYEIFEITNGINDKLNNQVNANSSIKGLFVVPPDPEMRAITSGSVSTDVETVRSETWFSELQDKNKSTWLPTEVAADGTKHFRLARSLKSLTGVTKPFVIVIEFKPDVLEEQLRGIDLGNGSKLEMDTTDGQIVASSVNDVAGSKTDFNFIIDAAEISGDLNDTDESGTEFLVVHNTIETTGWKLIGALPTSELVKDAQGILTFTIWAAIGVAIIAVLIGLLLVRMIAKPLVNLKDLMIEGSKGNLLVRSKHKSNDEIGELAGSFNMMMEHITNLVNQTNNTAQDVLDTALELSDASNKTALSAREIAVATEEIANGASSLATEAERGNELTDHISQQMQTVITSNDEMGRAARDVENSSELGTKQLSDLLNKTQQTEDMTRSLMKKVDGLKETTMSVNKVLEVLQNITKQTNILSLNATIEAARAGSAGKGFMVVADEIRQLADQSRQSIAMVGQITDQIMGEMNETVDALSEAYPLFQQQMTAVKDTNEIFVSVQGQMGDFIQRLDSVTQSIEGLNQTQTTLSDAMSNVSAVAEESSATSEEVASLSNEQQSIGNQLVQLSSKLENVSKELKEALSRFTV from the coding sequence ATGAAGAAGAAAGAGAAACAAGTTCAGAATTCTCTTGAGGAAATAAAGAAGATGGGGGGGAAAGTAAAGGATAAGTTTAAAAGGGATAAAAAACCAAAGGAAAACAATAATGATAATAATATATTGAATCAATTCAAGAAATTTAATCCGTCGAAATCTGTAGGAGTTAAGCTATTTCTAATTTTTTTCACTGCAATTGTAGCTTTTGTTTTACTCGTAGGGATTATGTCTTATGTTAAAGCAAAAAATACTATTGAAAATACAGCAGCTAACGCTAATAAGCAAACCATTATTCAAACTTCAGAAAAAATCGATATTATTCTTGGTCAATTTGAAGATATTGCAATGCAATTATTCTTTGATTCAGAAATGCAGACATTAGTAGAAGCTCTATCTGAACCTGGCAAGACAGACTATGAGATATTTGAAATAACGAATGGGATTAATGATAAATTGAACAATCAAGTGAATGCCAATAGTTCAATTAAGGGGCTATTCGTCGTTCCGCCGGACCCTGAGATGAGAGCAATCACAAGTGGGAGCGTTTCTACGGATGTTGAAACGGTACGTTCAGAGACTTGGTTTAGTGAACTACAGGATAAGAATAAATCTACATGGCTTCCTACAGAAGTAGCTGCTGATGGCACGAAGCACTTTAGGTTAGCACGTTCACTTAAAAGTTTAACGGGTGTGACGAAGCCATTTGTTATCGTCATTGAATTTAAACCGGATGTACTAGAAGAGCAACTGAGAGGAATTGACCTGGGTAACGGCAGTAAGTTAGAAATGGATACGACCGATGGTCAGATTGTTGCTTCTAGTGTGAATGATGTGGCTGGCTCGAAAACAGACTTTAACTTTATAATCGATGCGGCAGAGATCTCAGGAGATCTGAATGATACAGATGAATCAGGCACTGAATTCCTGGTTGTGCATAACACGATTGAAACAACGGGTTGGAAATTGATAGGTGCACTCCCTACATCTGAATTGGTAAAGGATGCTCAAGGCATTCTAACCTTTACAATATGGGCAGCAATAGGTGTTGCAATTATTGCAGTTCTAATCGGATTATTGCTAGTTCGAATGATTGCTAAGCCACTTGTTAATCTGAAGGATCTTATGATTGAAGGATCAAAAGGAAATCTTCTAGTTCGCTCCAAACATAAATCTAACGATGAAATCGGAGAACTAGCAGGTAGTTTCAATATGATGATGGAACATATCACTAATCTAGTGAACCAGACGAATAATACGGCTCAGGATGTTCTTGATACGGCTCTTGAATTATCAGATGCTTCTAATAAAACGGCACTTTCTGCACGTGAAATCGCTGTTGCTACGGAAGAAATCGCGAATGGAGCTAGCAGTCTCGCAACAGAGGCAGAACGTGGTAATGAGTTGACAGATCATATTTCACAACAAATGCAAACGGTAATTACTTCAAATGATGAAATGGGTAGAGCTGCTCGTGATGTAGAAAATTCCAGTGAGTTAGGTACGAAGCAATTAAGTGACCTACTGAATAAAACACAACAGACAGAGGATATGACGCGTTCACTAATGAAGAAAGTGGATGGTCTGAAAGAAACTACAATGTCAGTTAATAAGGTACTAGAAGTGTTGCAAAACATTACGAAACAGACGAATATTCTATCTCTTAATGCTACTATCGAAGCCGCACGTGCAGGATCAGCTGGTAAAGGATTTATGGTGGTAGCTGATGAAATACGTCAATTAGCAGATCAGTCAAGACAGTCTATTGCTATGGTGGGTCAAATTACAGATCAAATCATGGGTGAGATGAATGAAACGGTAGATGCTCTTTCTGAGGCATATCCATTATTTCAGCAACAAATGACAGCTGTAAAAGATACTAATGAAATTTTCGTCTCAGTTCAAGGGCAAATGGGTGACTTCATTCAACGTTTGGATTCGGTAACGCAGTCCATTGAAGGACTGAATCAGACACAAACCACTTTGTCTGATGCGATGTCCAATGTCAGTGCAGTTGCTGAAGAATCTTCGGCAACCTCGGAAGAAGTTGCTTCACTTAGCAATGAACAACAAAGTATCGGTAATCAATTGGTGCAACTATCCAGTAAATTGGAGAATGTATCGAAAGAACTTAAAGAAGCATTATCAAGATTTACTGTTTAG
- a CDS encoding peptidase U32 family protein: protein MEVKTQPRYRGKRNRLDRPELLAPAGNLEKLKFAVHYGADAVYIGGQKYGLRSNADNFSFDEMREGVEFAQKYGAKVFVATNIYAHNEDLEGIEEYLLKLHEVGISAIITADPAIIEVAQRAVPEIEVHLSTQQSTVNWQAVKFWKEEGLPRVVLGREVSLKEIAEIKEHVNIEIEAFIHGAMCSSYSGRCVLSNHFTDRDSNRGGCCQSCRWSYDLFEENDTQLPMYQPEDNAFSMGSKDLCMLDSIPELIEVGIDSFKVEGRMKSLHYVATVVNAYRQAIDSYMEDPEHYVLKPEWVDEINKAANRPLNSGFFHDTPDHEDHIYEPEEKAAPYDFAGLVLDYNAENGTAVIQQRNYFKPGQQIEFFGPGGRFFKQVVDKIWDENGKELDAARHPLQNVVIKVDQPVSYYDMMRCKKL from the coding sequence ATGGAAGTAAAGACTCAACCAAGATATAGAGGTAAACGAAATCGTCTAGATAGACCGGAGCTATTAGCACCTGCAGGTAACTTAGAAAAGCTGAAATTTGCAGTCCATTATGGAGCTGATGCAGTCTATATTGGTGGGCAAAAGTATGGCTTACGTTCAAATGCAGACAATTTTAGTTTTGATGAAATGCGTGAAGGTGTAGAATTCGCGCAAAAATATGGAGCTAAGGTGTTTGTTGCTACCAATATATATGCACATAACGAAGATTTAGAGGGTATTGAAGAATATTTGCTCAAGCTTCATGAAGTTGGAATTTCGGCCATTATTACTGCGGACCCAGCTATTATTGAAGTTGCACAGCGTGCAGTTCCAGAAATAGAAGTACATTTAAGTACGCAGCAGTCTACTGTGAATTGGCAAGCGGTGAAGTTCTGGAAAGAAGAGGGACTACCTAGAGTTGTATTAGGACGCGAAGTCAGTCTGAAGGAAATTGCTGAGATTAAAGAGCATGTAAATATTGAGATAGAAGCATTCATACATGGTGCTATGTGTTCGTCTTATTCGGGGCGTTGTGTACTTTCAAATCATTTCACGGATCGAGATTCTAACCGCGGAGGTTGCTGTCAGTCATGTCGATGGAGTTATGATTTGTTCGAAGAAAATGATACACAACTTCCGATGTATCAACCTGAAGATAATGCCTTCTCAATGGGATCTAAAGATTTATGCATGTTAGATAGTATCCCTGAACTTATTGAAGTGGGTATTGATAGTTTCAAGGTTGAAGGACGAATGAAATCTTTGCATTATGTCGCTACTGTGGTAAATGCATATCGTCAAGCCATTGATTCTTATATGGAAGATCCAGAACATTATGTACTGAAGCCTGAATGGGTTGATGAGATAAATAAAGCTGCGAATCGCCCATTAAATTCTGGGTTTTTCCATGATACTCCGGATCATGAAGATCATATTTATGAACCTGAAGAAAAAGCTGCTCCGTATGATTTTGCTGGATTGGTACTCGACTATAATGCAGAGAACGGTACGGCAGTGATACAACAGCGTAATTATTTCAAACCAGGGCAACAAATAGAGTTCTTTGGACCGGGTGGAAGATTCTTCAAGCAAGTGGTAGATAAGATTTGGGATGAGAATGGTAAAGAGCTGGATGCAGCTAGACATCCACTGCAAAATGTTGTTATAAAGGTTGACCAACCTGTAAGTTACTATGATATGATGCGATGCAAGAAACTATAA
- a CDS encoding bifunctional 2-keto-4-hydroxyglutarate aldolase/2-keto-3-deoxy-6-phosphogluconate aldolase yields MRKIQLITKITDCGVVAVLRGNSTDQVVEMAEQAIAGGIKVIEVTLTVPGALHAIEKLSRVYHWNATDPAKFAIIGAGTVLEPQTARSAMLVGAEFVVSPSLNQETVKICNLYRIPIIPGLMTVAEVQLALELGVDIMKLFPGNLFDPSIIKTLKGPMPQANFMPSGGVSLSNLGEWIKSGAVAVSIGSDLTAEATRTGDMSQVRHRAEQYMEAFDLAKAK; encoded by the coding sequence GTGAGAAAAATTCAATTGATTACAAAAATCACCGATTGTGGTGTAGTTGCAGTATTACGTGGAAATTCTACAGATCAAGTAGTAGAAATGGCCGAACAAGCGATTGCAGGCGGAATTAAGGTGATTGAAGTGACACTGACTGTCCCTGGGGCATTACATGCGATTGAGAAATTGAGCAGAGTCTACCATTGGAATGCGACCGATCCTGCCAAATTTGCAATTATCGGTGCTGGAACAGTATTGGAGCCGCAGACAGCGCGTTCTGCCATGCTTGTGGGTGCTGAATTCGTAGTATCGCCATCCCTAAATCAAGAAACGGTAAAAATATGTAATTTGTATCGTATTCCTATCATTCCTGGGCTGATGACTGTAGCTGAAGTGCAACTAGCATTGGAGCTTGGTGTGGATATCATGAAATTGTTCCCAGGTAATCTATTTGATCCTTCTATTATAAAAACATTGAAAGGTCCAATGCCTCAGGCAAACTTTATGCCTTCAGGTGGTGTATCGCTCTCAAATCTCGGAGAATGGATTAAATCAGGTGCTGTTGCGGTGAGTATTGGTTCAGATCTTACAGCAGAAGCGACCAGAACGGGTGATATGAGTCAAGTACGCCACAGAGCAGAACAGTATATGGAAGCATTCGATTTGGCAAAAGCGAAATAA